A single Cannabis sativa cultivar Pink pepper isolate KNU-18-1 chromosome 7, ASM2916894v1, whole genome shotgun sequence DNA region contains:
- the LOC115697177 gene encoding uncharacterized protein LOC115697177, which produces MMMLKSNYIKNLVSRPFTLLKFAFILFFTWTELVKAAIFFHCNLFWKLITLPLRLLIAIWRERQLEMRLNDLHCELENLVWDKKQLELHLQTAIREHKMMEMLLDDLEHEHDKAISTVQLLQDELQELKNENLRLLEVQGKGYWNFTGKDNDNKYGTPSSDETGIILQDSSMIHPVPNTQYELLKLLKPESNDVFDHRRGAAITQSLFSAVLSLLVGMIIWKAEDPCMPLVVALFTVVGMSLKTVVQFFSTIKNKPASDSVALLSLNWFILGTLTYPTLPIVARMLSPVALRIVNGAASLTGLSFS; this is translated from the exons ATGATGATGTTAAAgagtaattatataaaaaatcttGTTAGCAGACCTTTCACCCTTTTGAAGTTtgcttttattttgtttttcacTTGGACTGAGCTAGTCAAGGCCGCCATCTTCTTCCATTGTAACTTATTCTGGAAACTGATAACTCTGCCTTTAAGACTACTTATAGCTATATGGAGAGAGAGACAA CTGGAAATGCGTCTCAATGATTTGCATTGTGAGTTGGAAAATCTTGTTTGGGATAAGAAACAACTTGAGTTACATCTCCAGACGGCCATTAGAGAACACAAAATGATGGAAATGTTATTGGATGACCTTGAACATGAACATGACAAAGCTATTTCCACAGTTCAACTTTTACAGGATGAG TTACAGGAGTTGAAAAATGAAAACCTTAGGCTGTTGGAAGTTCAGGGAAAAGGATATTGGAACTTTACTGGTAAAGATAATGATAACAAGTATGGTACTCCGAGTTCTGATGAAACTGGCATCATCCTCCAAGACTCATCGATGATACACCCGGTTCCAAACACTCAGTACGAGTTGCTCAAACTCTTAAAACCCGAATCAAATGATGTTTTTGATCATAGGAGGGGAGCTGCAATCACACAGAGTCTGTTCAGTGCAGTGTTGTCACTTTTGGTTGGAATGATCATTTGGAAAGCTGAAGACCCTTGTATGCCCCTTGTTGTAGCGCTCTTCACAGTGGTTGGAATGTCATTGAAGACAGTGGTTCAATTTTTTTCCACCATTAAGAATAAACCTGCTTCGGACTCCGTGGCTCTCTTGAGCTTAAACTGGTTCATACTTGGCACACTTACTTACCCAACATTGCCAATCGTGGCCCGAATGCTGTCTCCAGTGGCACTAAGAATTGTGAATGGAGCCGCAAGTCTTACTGGTTTGTCTTTCTCCTAA
- the LOC133029340 gene encoding uncharacterized protein LOC133029340 produces the protein MNYENYEASGHYISANCNYEDLQQKLKDVLECNQENTVLQLKYQVKEGYQPLRIKNDQSLHFYIQLKLKDPDFTTYSLCMNVIHNPTTTINASFLGNDNSLITHTSTFEPIEYNAATAEDSTNQQHTIEATVPEYGGKNFDFMDYAKLVAEEMVEQLENNKNKEPEITDYDELLITDPQHPEIEEAQIYKDKETLQSVLGFYAIRNNFQFRVKKSCARTTRFVVWIQNASGH, from the coding sequence atgaattatgaaaattatgaagccaGTGGACATTACATTTCAGCCAATTGTAACTATGAAGATTTGCAACAAAAACTCAAAGATGTCCTGGAGTGCAACCAAGAAAATACTGTtttgcaactgaaatatcaagtgaaggaaggataccaaccattgaggataaagaatgatcaaagcctgcatttctacatacaactcAAACTGAAGGACCCCGACTTCACAACATACTCATTGTGTATGAATGTCATCcacaacccaacaacaaccatcAATGCATCATTCTTGggaaatgacaattcattaattacacatacaAGCACCTTCGAACCGATCGAATACAATGCAGCAACAGCAgaagactcaacaaatcaacaacataCAATTGAAGCTACAGTACCGGAATATGGGGGAAAAAAttttgacttcatggactatgcaaaacttgtggcagaggagatggttgagcaactggaaaacaacaaaaacaaggaaccagaaatcacagattatgacgaactactaatcacagatccgcaacatcctgaaatagaagaagcacaaatatacaaagacaaagaaacactgcagagtgtgcttggtttctatgcaattaggaacaacttccaattcagagtgaaaaaatcatgtgcaagaacaacaagatttgttgtttggatccaaaatgcaagtgggcactaa
- the LOC115697479 gene encoding NDR1/HIN1-like protein 12 — translation MPRKLIQGPERRTHPLVWCIAILCTVVAIAVIIVGLVVFVGYLVIHPSVPVISVVTAHLDKLQNDLAGLFETQLTIYVKAENDNAKAHASFSDTSFVLSFEGIAIARLVADPFDVAKNGSVEFPYRVESSSIPLNPEEMLQVDLALKQDKITFDLKGSSRARWKVGLLGSVKFWCHLNCRLKFHPLTGVYVNSPCTSRVK, via the coding sequence ATGCCAAGAAAACTCATACAGGGTCCGGAGAGACGCACCCATCCTCTTGTCTGGTGCATTGCCATACTCTGCACCGTAGTAGCCATAGCAGTCATCATCGTTGGGCTCGTTGTGTTCGTGGGCTACCTGGTAATCCACCCCAGCGTGCCCGTCATCAGCGTCGTCACAGCCCACCTCGACAAGCTTCAAAACGACCTGGCTGGGCTGTTCGAGACGCAGCTTACCATCTACGTGAAGGCCGAGAACGACAATGCCAAGGCACACGCCAGCTTCTCCGACACCAGCTTCGTCCTTAGCTTCGAGGGCATCGCCATAGCCCGGCTGGTGGCCGACCCCTTTGACGTGGCGAAAAATGGGTCGGTGGAGTTTCCTTACAGGGTGGAGTCATCTTCCATTCCGCTAAACCCGGAGGAGATGCTGCAAGTGGACTTGGCCCTCAAACAGGACAAGATTACATTCGATTTGAAAGGCAGTTCCAGGGCCAGATGGAAGGTTGGTCTTTTGGGCTCCGTCAAATTCTGGTGTCACTTGAATTGTCGGCTCAAGTTTCATCCTCTTACTGGGGTTTATGTAAACTCACCATGCACTTCCAGGGTGAAATGA
- the LOC133029341 gene encoding uncharacterized protein LOC133029341, with protein MSELDSLDIRVRPYLQKVGYHKWSRYHCKNNRYSTMTSNIAESLNAANLAARELPITTLMESLRALIQQWTYTNRKKAQKTTTFLTPTAEKKLVNNFVDSLTENVKPINETMFKVVELTRSWVINLKEKTCSCNRFQLDELPCAHALAVIKEMNLNVYNYCSGYYTTRT; from the exons atgagcgagttggacagcttggacatccgtgtcagaccatatttacaaaaagttggataccacaaatggtcaagataccactgcaaaaacaacaggtattcaactatgacttcaaacattgctgaatctctaaatgcagcaaacttagcagctagagagctaccaatcacaacactgatggagtcattgagagctttgatacaacaatggacatacacaaacaggaaaaaagcacagaaaacaacaacatttttaaccCCTACAGCAGAGAAGAAATTAGTCAACAACTTTGTGGactcattgacagaaaat GTAAAACCAATAAATGAGACCATGTTCAAAGTCGTAGAACTAACCAGATCATGGGTCATCAACCTCAAAGAGAAAACATGCAGTTGCAACCGATTCCAACTTGACGAGTTACCGTgtgctcatgcgcttgctgttataaaagagatgaacttgaatGTTTACAACTACTGTTCAGGTTATTACACCACAAGAACATGA